A section of the Chloroflexota bacterium genome encodes:
- a CDS encoding amino acid ABC transporter permease, which translates to MGGLAITIYASIIAQAMGVVLGVFSALAGMARNRVFRTISRLYVWFFRGTPVLVQISLVYFGTPYLLGGFDLFPNHALLGPLDLRGAVLAGTFALGVNEGAYMSEIVRAGILSVDPGQTEAAKSLGMTYGLTMRRIVLPQALRVIIPPLGNEFNNMLKTTSLMSVIAVQELYGNALNVYSASFKPFEVFFGVAIYYLALTSIWSFIQGRIERRLGTSSVRIDEPGLMARLVGLRGPSAGGR; encoded by the coding sequence ATCGGCGGGCTCGCGATCACGATCTACGCATCGATCATCGCCCAGGCGATGGGCGTCGTCCTCGGCGTCTTCTCCGCCCTCGCCGGGATGGCCCGCAATCGCGTGTTCCGGACGATCAGCCGGCTCTACGTCTGGTTCTTCCGTGGGACACCGGTCCTCGTCCAGATCTCCCTCGTCTACTTCGGGACGCCTTACCTGCTCGGCGGGTTCGACCTGTTCCCGAACCACGCCCTGCTCGGTCCCCTCGACCTCCGGGGGGCCGTCCTCGCCGGCACCTTCGCCCTCGGCGTGAACGAGGGTGCGTACATGAGCGAGATCGTCCGGGCCGGCATCCTGTCCGTCGACCCGGGCCAGACGGAGGCGGCCAAGTCGCTCGGCATGACCTACGGGCTGACGATGCGCCGGATCGTCCTGCCGCAGGCCCTCCGGGTCATCATCCCGCCGCTCGGCAACGAGTTCAACAACATGCTCAAGACGACCTCGCTCATGAGCGTCATCGCCGTCCAGGAGCTCTACGGCAACGCGTTGAACGTCTATTCGGCGTCGTTCAAGCCATTCGAGGTGTTCTTCGGGGTCGCCATCTACTACCTCGCCCTCACCTCGATCTGGAGCTTCATCCAGGGCCGTATCGAGCGACGCCTCGGGACGAGCTCCGTGCGGATCGATGAGCCGGGGCTCATGGCCCGACTCGTCGGCCTCCGCGGCCCGAGCGCCGGAGGTCGCTGA
- the hemE gene encoding uroporphyrinogen decarboxylase: MVRRRSRRSRPPPWRRSGRERVTDRFLRACRREPVDATPVWFMRQAGRSLPEYRAIRARATLAEIVHDPALCAEVTLQPVHRLGVDAAILFADITTPLTGIGIGVEIVDGVGPVIERPVRTAADVAALRPFDAEDAVGPLLAAIRLVRRESTVPLIGFAGAPFTLASYLVAGRGSRDGAEIRRLIGSEPAVAGALLDRLVDMTLIYVRAQVAAGVQAVQIFDSWVGALGPFAYERSVLPPTRRLFAGLADLGVPTIHFGTGTAGMLPLVAAAGGDVIGIDWRIALGAAWTLVPDRAVQGNLDPATLLAPWDAVEAEARWVLAEAAGRPGHVFNLGHGVLPGTEPDTLRRLVDLVHEARVPATVR, encoded by the coding sequence ATGGTCCGGCGGAGATCGAGACGATCGCGGCCGCCGCCGTGGCGGCGTTCCGGGCGTGAGCGGGTGACCGATCGATTCCTTCGCGCCTGTCGTCGCGAGCCGGTCGATGCGACACCGGTCTGGTTCATGCGACAGGCTGGTCGCTCGCTCCCCGAATACCGGGCGATCCGGGCACGGGCGACGCTCGCCGAGATCGTCCACGATCCGGCGCTGTGCGCCGAAGTGACGCTCCAGCCGGTCCACCGGCTCGGCGTCGACGCGGCGATCCTCTTCGCCGACATCACGACCCCGCTGACGGGGATCGGCATCGGCGTCGAGATCGTCGACGGGGTGGGCCCGGTCATCGAGCGGCCGGTCCGAACCGCCGCCGACGTCGCGGCGCTCCGACCGTTCGACGCCGAGGACGCGGTCGGGCCGCTCCTCGCGGCGATCCGGCTCGTCCGTCGTGAATCGACCGTCCCCCTCATCGGCTTCGCCGGCGCGCCATTCACCCTCGCCTCGTACCTCGTCGCCGGCCGCGGCTCGCGCGATGGCGCCGAGATCCGGCGGCTCATCGGCTCCGAGCCGGCCGTCGCCGGAGCGCTGCTCGACCGCCTCGTCGACATGACCCTCATCTACGTTCGGGCGCAAGTGGCGGCCGGCGTGCAGGCGGTCCAGATCTTCGACTCGTGGGTCGGCGCTCTCGGGCCGTTCGCGTACGAGCGTTCGGTCCTGCCGCCGACCCGACGGCTCTTCGCCGGTCTCGCCGACCTCGGCGTCCCGACGATCCATTTCGGGACGGGCACGGCCGGGATGCTGCCGCTCGTGGCGGCGGCGGGCGGAGACGTCATCGGCATCGACTGGCGGATCGCCCTCGGCGCTGCATGGACGCTCGTCCCGGACCGGGCCGTGCAGGGGAACCTGGATCCGGCGACGCTCCTCGCGCCGTGGGACGCGGTGGAGGCCGAGGCACGCTGGGTGCTCGCCGAGGCGGCCGGCCGGCCGGGCCACGTGTTCAACCTCGGCCACGGCGTGCTCCCCGGAACGGAACCTGACACGCTCCGGCGTCTCGTCGACCTCGTCCACGAGGCGCGCGTGCCGGCGACGGTCCGATGA
- the hemE gene encoding uroporphyrinogen decarboxylase yields MTALRVAGVPMSGAERLVAASRREPVDRTPVWFMRQAGGSLPAYLALRERRSVEEIATTPELCAQVSLMPVDAYGVDGAVMFADIMLPVAAMGIELELTPAGPVVAAPIRTADDVARLHPIDAETDLRPILEAIRLVRHDVGDRAAVIGIVGGPFTLASYLIEGGPSRDKLVAKAFMYREPVAFAALLRRLTDALVGYVAAQVRAGARIVQVFDSWAGTLGPADYVERVAPSTAELFAAAAGVPTIHFVAGSAGILDHVAATGGDVISIDAGQSLAAAWARLGDRRGVQGNLDPARLLAGWAVVEAGARTVLDEASGRPGHVFNLGHAIPRGTDPGILRDLASFVHEQTARPGFVLEQTARPSPMTTSDPARKDRP; encoded by the coding sequence ATGACCGCGCTCCGCGTCGCCGGCGTGCCGATGAGCGGGGCGGAGCGGCTCGTCGCGGCGAGTCGCCGCGAACCGGTGGACCGGACCCCCGTCTGGTTCATGCGCCAGGCCGGCGGCTCCCTGCCCGCCTACCTCGCGCTCCGCGAGCGGCGCTCAGTCGAGGAGATCGCCACGACCCCGGAGCTGTGCGCGCAGGTGAGCCTCATGCCGGTCGACGCGTACGGCGTCGACGGCGCGGTGATGTTCGCCGACATCATGCTGCCGGTGGCGGCGATGGGGATCGAGCTCGAGCTGACACCCGCCGGGCCGGTCGTCGCGGCGCCGATCCGCACGGCGGACGACGTCGCCCGCCTCCACCCGATCGACGCCGAGACGGACCTGCGGCCCATCCTGGAGGCGATCCGGCTCGTTCGCCACGACGTCGGTGACCGGGCGGCGGTCATCGGGATCGTCGGCGGTCCCTTCACGCTCGCCTCGTACCTCATCGAGGGCGGACCGTCGCGCGACAAGCTCGTGGCGAAGGCGTTCATGTATCGCGAGCCGGTGGCCTTCGCGGCCCTGCTCCGCCGCCTCACGGACGCCCTCGTCGGATACGTCGCCGCGCAGGTGCGGGCCGGCGCACGGATCGTCCAGGTCTTCGACAGCTGGGCCGGCACGCTCGGTCCGGCCGACTACGTTGAGCGCGTCGCGCCATCGACGGCGGAGCTCTTCGCGGCCGCAGCGGGAGTCCCGACCATCCATTTCGTGGCCGGTTCGGCCGGGATCCTCGACCACGTCGCCGCGACCGGGGGCGACGTCATCTCCATCGACGCGGGCCAGTCTCTGGCGGCAGCGTGGGCGCGGCTCGGGGACCGCCGCGGCGTCCAGGGCAACCTCGATCCCGCTCGCCTCCTCGCCGGCTGGGCGGTGGTCGAGGCCGGGGCGCGCACCGTCCTCGACGAGGCGAGCGGCCGACCCGGCCACGTCTTCAACCTCGGCCACGCGATTCCGCGGGGGACGGATCCGGGCATCCTTCGCGACCTCGCGAGCTTCGTGCACGAACAGACGGCGCGTCCGGGCTTCGTGCTCGAACAGACGGCGCGTCCGAGCCCGATGACGACATCCGACCCCGCCCGAAAGGATCGACCGTGA
- the hemH gene encoding ferrochelatase, whose amino-acid sequence MTAPSPDRFGVLLMTYGSPRSLDDVPRYISAVRGGRAPDEDLVAEFTRRYRVIGGSPLVEITAAQAAALEANLGGRAVVRTGMRFSAPSIVDGLRALARAGVRRVAGIILSPQYSPLIMGGYGRAVDTARVELAAAGEVAPEVRIAGAWHTEPAFLDALAARVTSALAAFVPDERDEVPVLLTAHSLPRRVADEEPDYIAQLTTTATEVARRTGLAAARWTFCWQSAGHEPGEWMKPDFADLMPVLRAQGRQSVLIAPVQFLADHLEILYDVEVGAREQAEAAGLRFARIESLNTDPRFIDALASVATATLAEPVPAP is encoded by the coding sequence GTGACCGCGCCATCTCCCGATCGCTTCGGCGTCCTCCTCATGACCTACGGCTCGCCGAGGTCCCTCGACGACGTGCCGCGGTACATCAGTGCCGTCCGCGGCGGGCGCGCGCCGGACGAGGATCTCGTGGCCGAGTTCACCCGCCGCTACCGGGTCATCGGCGGATCGCCGCTCGTCGAGATCACCGCCGCCCAGGCTGCCGCCCTGGAGGCGAACCTCGGCGGTCGAGCGGTGGTCCGGACGGGGATGCGGTTCTCGGCCCCGTCGATCGTCGACGGGCTCCGGGCGCTCGCGAGAGCCGGCGTGCGCCGCGTCGCGGGGATCATCCTCTCGCCTCAGTACTCGCCACTCATCATGGGTGGCTACGGCCGGGCGGTGGACACGGCCCGCGTCGAGCTCGCCGCGGCCGGGGAGGTGGCGCCGGAGGTCCGCATCGCCGGCGCGTGGCATACGGAGCCGGCATTCCTCGACGCCCTCGCCGCCCGGGTGACCTCCGCCCTCGCCGCGTTCGTGCCGGACGAGCGCGACGAGGTCCCGGTCCTGCTCACCGCGCACAGCCTCCCGCGCCGGGTCGCCGACGAGGAGCCTGACTACATCGCCCAGCTCACGACGACCGCGACGGAGGTCGCCCGCCGGACCGGCCTCGCGGCTGCGCGGTGGACATTCTGCTGGCAGAGCGCGGGGCATGAACCGGGGGAGTGGATGAAACCAGACTTCGCCGACCTCATGCCGGTGCTCCGAGCGCAGGGCCGCCAGTCCGTCCTCATCGCCCCGGTCCAGTTCCTCGCCGACCACCTCGAGATCCTCTACGACGTGGAGGTGGGGGCCCGCGAACAGGCCGAGGCCGCCGGGCTCCGCTTCGCCCGGATCGAGTCGCTCAACACCGATCCGCGTTTCATCGACGCGCTGGCGTCGGTCGCGACCGCGACGCTCGCCGAGCCCGTGCCCGCGCCCTGA
- a CDS encoding amino acid ABC transporter ATP-binding protein, with protein sequence MAGVGGGILGAIGGVPRPPTDVVVDARDVEKRFGALAVLKGLSIQVRRAEVVVIIGPSGSGKTTFIRCINHLEKIQGGRIFVNGHLIGYREDGGRLVEDREANIARQRQEIGMVFQRFNLFPHMTALANIIEAPVRVRAVPTAEATEMGRALLDRVGLAHKADSYPAQLSGGQQQRVAIARALAMKPALMLFDEPTSALDPEMIGEVLEVMKELAREGMTMIVVSHEMGFAREVADRVVMMDDGQIIEEGTPEHFFTSPQHERTKTFLSKIL encoded by the coding sequence ATGGCCGGAGTGGGCGGCGGCATCCTCGGCGCGATCGGCGGCGTGCCACGGCCGCCGACGGACGTCGTCGTGGACGCCAGGGACGTCGAGAAGCGGTTCGGCGCCCTCGCCGTCCTCAAGGGGCTGAGCATCCAGGTCCGGCGGGCGGAGGTCGTCGTCATCATCGGGCCCTCCGGATCCGGCAAGACGACGTTCATCCGCTGCATCAACCACCTCGAGAAGATCCAGGGCGGCCGGATCTTCGTGAACGGTCACCTCATCGGCTACCGCGAGGACGGCGGCCGGCTCGTCGAGGACCGCGAGGCGAACATCGCCCGCCAGCGCCAGGAGATCGGGATGGTCTTCCAGCGCTTCAACCTCTTCCCGCACATGACCGCCCTCGCGAACATCATCGAGGCGCCGGTCCGCGTCCGCGCTGTCCCTACCGCCGAGGCGACGGAGATGGGCCGGGCGCTGCTGGACCGCGTCGGCCTCGCTCACAAGGCGGACAGCTACCCGGCCCAGCTCTCCGGCGGCCAGCAGCAGCGGGTGGCCATCGCCCGCGCGCTCGCGATGAAACCCGCCCTCATGCTGTTCGACGAACCGACGAGTGCCCTCGACCCGGAGATGATCGGCGAGGTCCTCGAGGTGATGAAGGAGCTCGCCCGCGAAGGGATGACGATGATCGTCGTGAGCCACGAGATGGGCTTCGCCCGCGAGGTGGCGGACCGCGTGGTCATGATGGACGACGGCCAGATCATCGAGGAAGGCACCCCCGAGCACTTCTTCACCAGCCCGCAGCACGAGCGGACGAAGACCTTCCTCTCGAAGATCCTCTGA
- a CDS encoding EAL domain-containing protein, protein MASHTEPLRTPILAAHDRAVPHAVHELLPGATRGRQARRIRFRLALVMGSTATIALIVGAVLGTLVAPDSSRWIGSFVRSAPIAALGAFVLALAGSVDLTLYLAHLVVRPAEELEAENHRYGELYEEARSTALEDSLTRLGNHRAFHEEFDRALADVERYGTPLALLTIDLDDFKLINDSAGHALGDATLVELAHLLVAATRRSDRAFRIGGDEFAILMPHTNAQEALVVARRLLAACVEPRPSAGFARGFSFSGGISSAPADGMSRAELLANADRALYEAKHGGRTDVRLYDSVAHIEGIAAGQLAEASAAIAHIVGSGLLVPAYQPIVALDSGVVIGFEGLTRPAPGSGFSDPGSMFAAAEATGRSVELDRACITAIIDGIRDLGPDQSISLNLSPQTVESPEFSPAFLTALLRRGRLTPERVILELTEREEVVDIDAVRRRLAACRDAGFRIAIDDVGAGNAGLRLLSQIHFDIMKIDLSLIQAGARNAASLEVIRSLTELAARWRAGVIAEGVETPAQLEMLRDLDVPAAQGYLLARPSAAPNLRRVDLDALDPRAAFPFLAVVNG, encoded by the coding sequence ATGGCCAGCCATACCGAACCGCTCCGGACCCCGATCCTCGCCGCGCACGACCGGGCCGTCCCGCACGCCGTCCACGAACTGCTCCCGGGGGCGACACGCGGCAGACAGGCACGACGTATCAGGTTCCGGCTCGCCCTCGTCATGGGCTCGACCGCGACGATCGCGCTCATCGTCGGCGCTGTGCTCGGGACCCTCGTCGCGCCGGACTCGAGCCGCTGGATCGGCAGCTTCGTCCGGTCGGCGCCGATCGCGGCGCTCGGCGCCTTCGTCCTGGCCCTCGCCGGTAGCGTGGACCTCACCCTCTACCTCGCTCACCTCGTCGTTCGCCCGGCAGAGGAGCTCGAGGCCGAGAACCATCGGTACGGTGAGCTCTATGAGGAGGCGCGCTCGACGGCGCTCGAGGATTCGCTCACCCGGCTCGGCAATCACCGGGCGTTCCACGAGGAGTTCGACCGCGCGCTCGCCGACGTCGAACGCTACGGCACGCCGCTCGCGCTGCTCACGATCGATCTCGACGACTTCAAGCTCATCAACGACTCGGCCGGTCACGCGCTCGGCGACGCGACGCTCGTCGAGCTCGCCCACCTCCTCGTCGCCGCGACCCGCCGATCCGACCGGGCGTTCCGGATCGGCGGTGACGAGTTCGCGATCCTCATGCCCCACACGAACGCCCAGGAGGCCCTCGTCGTGGCCCGCCGACTGCTCGCCGCGTGCGTCGAGCCCCGCCCGAGCGCTGGCTTCGCCCGCGGCTTCTCGTTCTCCGGCGGGATCAGTTCGGCGCCGGCGGACGGCATGTCGCGAGCCGAGCTCCTCGCCAACGCGGACCGGGCGCTCTACGAGGCGAAGCACGGCGGACGGACGGACGTCCGTCTCTACGACTCGGTCGCCCACATCGAGGGGATCGCGGCCGGCCAGCTCGCCGAGGCGTCCGCCGCGATTGCCCACATCGTCGGGTCCGGCCTCCTCGTGCCGGCCTATCAGCCGATCGTCGCGCTCGACAGCGGCGTGGTCATCGGGTTCGAGGGCCTCACGCGACCGGCGCCCGGATCCGGGTTCTCGGACCCGGGTTCGATGTTCGCGGCCGCGGAGGCGACCGGCCGGTCCGTCGAACTCGATCGGGCGTGCATCACCGCGATCATCGACGGGATCCGCGACCTCGGTCCCGACCAGTCGATCAGCCTCAACCTGTCGCCCCAGACGGTCGAGTCGCCCGAGTTCTCGCCGGCGTTCCTCACGGCGCTCCTCCGCCGAGGTCGCCTCACGCCCGAGCGGGTCATCCTCGAGCTGACCGAGCGCGAGGAGGTCGTCGACATCGACGCGGTGCGCCGCCGGCTCGCCGCCTGCCGCGATGCCGGCTTCCGGATCGCCATCGACGATGTCGGTGCGGGGAACGCCGGGCTGCGGCTGCTCAGCCAGATCCATTTCGACATCATGAAGATCGACCTGAGCCTCATCCAGGCGGGTGCCCGCAACGCCGCCTCACTCGAGGTGATCCGGAGCCTCACCGAACTCGCCGCGCGGTGGCGGGCCGGCGTGATCGCGGAAGGCGTGGAAACGCCGGCCCAGCTCGAGATGCTCCGCGACCTCGACGTCCCCGCCGCCCAGGGGTATCTCCTCGCCCGACCGTCCGCCGCGCCGAACCTCCGGCGGGTGGATCTCGATGCCCTCGATCCACGGGCGGCGTTCCCGTTCCTCGCGGTGGTCAACGGCTGA
- the hemL gene encoding glutamate-1-semialdehyde 2,1-aminomutase has translation MTTPVRDGAAPPIADRQAALRARAAALFPGGVSSPVRAFRAVGRAPVVLERGAGAYVWDADGRRLLDLVGAWGPAILGHGDPAVVEAVREAALSGFALGATHPLEIELGERILAAMPSLERLRFTSSGTEAAMSAVRLARAATGRDLVVKFAGAYHGHSDGLLVEAGSGVATLAIPGSAGVPADVASLTIVLPFNDPTALTLAFAEHAGRIAGVIVEPVVANVGVIPPEPGFLEALREVTRADGAILIFDEVITGFRVGPGGAQARYGVRPDLTVLGKIIGGGMPIGAYGGRSDLMGLVAPEGPVYQAGTLSGHPLSMAAGIATLDRLTPERYLDLESVAADLAERLAAAAAAADRTVAVSHVGSLLTVFFRSAAPIDAAEALTADRSAYARFFGAMLDHDVLLPPSQFEAWFLSFAHGPAEIETIAAAAVAAFRA, from the coding sequence ATGACGACGCCGGTCCGGGACGGCGCCGCTCCGCCGATCGCCGACCGCCAGGCTGCGCTGCGGGCTCGGGCCGCGGCGCTGTTCCCCGGCGGGGTGAGCAGTCCCGTCCGGGCGTTCCGCGCGGTGGGACGCGCGCCCGTCGTCCTCGAGCGGGGCGCCGGGGCATACGTGTGGGATGCCGATGGGCGTCGACTACTCGACCTCGTTGGCGCCTGGGGGCCGGCGATCCTCGGTCACGGCGATCCCGCCGTCGTGGAGGCCGTCCGCGAGGCCGCCCTCAGCGGCTTCGCCCTCGGGGCGACCCATCCGCTCGAGATCGAGCTCGGCGAGCGGATCCTGGCGGCGATGCCGTCGCTCGAGCGACTTCGCTTCACCTCGTCCGGCACGGAGGCGGCGATGAGCGCGGTCAGGCTTGCGCGCGCCGCGACGGGCCGCGACCTCGTCGTGAAGTTCGCCGGGGCGTATCACGGCCACTCGGACGGCCTCCTCGTGGAGGCGGGTTCGGGCGTCGCGACCCTCGCCATCCCCGGCTCCGCCGGCGTCCCGGCGGACGTCGCGTCGCTGACGATCGTCCTGCCGTTCAACGACCCGACCGCCCTCACCCTCGCGTTCGCCGAGCACGCCGGGCGGATCGCCGGTGTCATCGTCGAGCCCGTCGTCGCCAACGTCGGCGTCATCCCGCCGGAGCCGGGATTCCTCGAGGCACTTCGTGAGGTGACCCGGGCCGACGGCGCGATCCTCATCTTCGACGAGGTCATCACCGGGTTCCGGGTGGGGCCCGGCGGCGCGCAGGCGCGCTATGGGGTCCGACCGGATCTCACGGTCCTCGGCAAGATCATCGGCGGCGGCATGCCGATCGGGGCGTACGGCGGACGGTCGGACCTCATGGGCCTCGTCGCCCCGGAAGGTCCCGTGTATCAGGCCGGCACGCTCTCCGGGCACCCACTCTCGATGGCCGCCGGGATCGCGACCCTCGACCGGCTGACGCCGGAGCGGTACCTCGACCTCGAGAGCGTGGCCGCGGACCTCGCCGAGCGACTCGCCGCCGCCGCTGCGGCCGCCGATCGCACCGTCGCCGTCAGCCATGTCGGATCGCTCCTCACGGTCTTCTTCCGGTCCGCCGCCCCGATCGACGCGGCCGAGGCCCTGACCGCCGATCGTTCGGCCTACGCCCGGTTCTTCGGCGCGATGCTCGACCATGACGTGCTCCTCCCGCCGTCCCAGTTCGAGGCCTGGTTCCTCTCGTTCGCCCATGGTCCGGCGGAGATCGAGACGATCGCGGCCGCCGCCGTGGCGGCGTTCCGGGCGTGA
- a CDS encoding ABC transporter substrate-binding protein: protein MRRWALGSVITTAVIVVGACSSAATPSPSASAAPSAASAAPSAAASASSAPSASASAAPSAAAIAVPANITSAGKLVFCSDISYPPEESYAADGTTPQGSDIDIANEIAKRLGVKAEIDNTGFGGIIPALNAKKCDLIISGMNDTPTRAQQVSFVDYLKVGQGLLVPAGNPKNLQTLADLSGHSVAVELGTTNKDALDAENKVLVAAGKPKIDIQTFQADTDAFNQLKLGRVDAYSGDSPVCAYYAAQSNGKFIVGGSPIAPALIGIAIRKTDTQLTAAVQAAIDAMYADGTMKSIVDKWGMTNAVVLLK, encoded by the coding sequence ATGCGCCGCTGGGCACTGGGATCTGTTATCACGACGGCGGTCATCGTCGTCGGGGCCTGCTCGAGCGCGGCGACGCCGAGCCCGAGCGCCTCGGCCGCCCCATCCGCCGCCTCGGCCGCACCGAGCGCCGCCGCTTCAGCTTCGAGCGCACCGTCCGCATCCGCGAGCGCGGCGCCGTCGGCCGCCGCCATCGCGGTGCCGGCCAACATCACGAGCGCCGGCAAGCTCGTCTTCTGCTCGGACATCTCGTATCCGCCGGAGGAGTCGTACGCCGCCGACGGGACGACCCCGCAGGGGTCGGACATCGACATCGCGAACGAGATCGCCAAGCGCCTCGGCGTGAAGGCCGAGATCGACAACACCGGCTTCGGCGGGATCATCCCCGCCCTCAACGCGAAGAAGTGCGACCTCATCATCTCCGGCATGAACGACACGCCGACGCGGGCACAGCAGGTCAGCTTCGTCGACTACCTCAAGGTCGGCCAGGGCCTCCTCGTCCCGGCCGGCAACCCGAAGAACCTCCAGACGCTCGCCGACCTGTCCGGCCACTCGGTCGCGGTCGAGCTCGGAACGACGAACAAGGACGCCCTCGACGCCGAGAACAAGGTCCTCGTCGCGGCCGGCAAGCCGAAGATCGACATCCAGACGTTCCAGGCGGACACGGACGCGTTCAACCAGCTCAAGCTCGGTCGGGTCGACGCGTATTCCGGCGACTCGCCGGTCTGTGCGTACTACGCGGCCCAGAGCAACGGCAAGTTCATCGTCGGCGGCTCGCCGATCGCCCCGGCCCTGATCGGGATCGCGATCCGCAAGACGGACACCCAGCTGACGGCCGCGGTCCAGGCCGCGATCGACGCGATGTACGCCGACGGGACGATGAAGTCCATCGTCGACAAGTGGGGCATGACGAACGCGGTCGTCCTCCTGAAGTAA